The stretch of DNA TCACACACGATCAACTCCGTTACATGAGGCGTCAGAACTCCGGCGATCCAGCCAGCCAAACTTGATTCCTCCAACGCCAAATACTTGAACGTGGCTGGCAAGGCCTTCACATGGCGAATCAAGCCAGTTTCTGAGGTTGGAAAATCGTGAACCGACACCACATTCGCGTCTGCATCAATCGCCCCAAGAACACAGTTCCTCGTGTGGGCATCGAGACCGATATAAACATGGGTGTACATTATGCATATAGGTTGAATGAGACGCAGAGCAACATACGCATTCGCGCCCCCACTTTTTATTAGACCTATATAGAATACTTGAAATGTTTTCATGGGTTTGCCGTATAAACATATGGCTCTTGGGCCATTTTGATAAACGAAAACAAGTTAGTGGGAATCCCTGACGTTTTGCATAGTCTCAGGGCCTGCATCAGACATATCCTGTACTCCGTTGGTCCTTGGGTTCTGTTTTTTCCTGTTGTGGCACTCGGTCAGGTGCATGCGCCGAACGTTCAGGTCCATACCGACGTGCATCCTTGGGATTTGTTGAATCCTCTAGCCTGGATTTCCGCGAAGGAATTTGGCGGTGATTTTTAGGCGTGTCTGGAGAACTGAATCCGCAGGGTTTTGTTACCAAGCCATGGGATATTCTGACGGAGTTCGGGATATCCGGCCGCAATCAGGTAGCCTGCTTTGGCGCGAGATCGGATCTGGACCAGGATGTCATCCTGACCGATGGTGATTTTCCCGCTCTGTCGCCCCAAGTCACGATAGATTCTGCGTGCCTCCGCGGTTTCATAGCCTTCCCCAACGCGGACGCCCATAAGTCGATACAGAATGCTGGCCATGACCGTGAGTTGTACATCTGCATTGATTCGCATCGGGACGGCGGAACTCAACGCATCCATATGAAAGAAGTCAATGGCATCACTGATGACATTTTCGATTATCATGCGTCGCGCATACCGGTCGATGAGTTGGCTTGCCGTACGCTCCATTTGATTGGTGATCAGCACGGTCGGCTTGTCATGTCCCAAGTGTTTCACGAAGAGCTGTCGCACATCCTGGGGATAGTTTCTGAGTTTCACCGTTTGCTCGGCGACACTTGGGTTGCGATACGCACGTCCAACATTGGAGAGACGGGTTGGAGTCCAAGCCTCTGGCTCAAGTGTGTAGATTTGTTGGAGCAGGGCGGCATGTCGGCGTCGTAAGGTGATGAAGTTGATTCCGCGTCTGGTGAGTTCAGCCAGATTCGCATAGGTGGTAAAGCGGCTGTCAAAGACCAACTCTCCCGGGAGGTCTCCGGTACGGGCCTTCCAGTCGTCAACAAAGCGAAGAATGGCATCATTCTGGGTGTCTTTTCGCAGCGTGGTATCGGCATAGCAAAAGACGCTGGAGGTTGCATCGCGCGCCAAGGCGGTCGGGATTCCACGTTGTCGGCGGCTGCGCTTAGAGACGAAATGCTTCTCAAGTAGGGTTTGATCACCATTCCCTATCATGGAGACGAGGCCGTAATGCAGAAACATTTCGTCTCGAAACGCAGCCGACGACAACGGGGGATCTTGGCCATGGTCGCCCGCGAAGCCAGTCAGCGTATGCTCATCTACGGCGATGCAACCATGACCAAGGCCCGACAAAATGACGCCGTCCTGGAATTCATCGATGTGTGGGAACAACGCACCGGGCGGCCTCCCAAAGAACTCGTCTTTGATAGTCGCTTTACCACCTATGCGAATCTCAACGAACTCAATCAGCGAAAGATCTACTTTCTAACCCTGCGACGACGACATCCGGCCATTGTCGAGAAGATCCAGCAACGCCCGGCATCGGATTGGAAAAAGATCCAACTCCACAATATTGGTCGAAAGTATGCCACCCCCCATGTGATCGACGAACCGGTAACGGTTCGCAACTACTCCGCAGACCTACGACAGATTGCGGTCAAGGGACTCGGCCACGAGAAACCAACCCTGCTGATGACCAATCGAATGGAAGAAAAACCCGCGGAACTCGTTGACCGATATGCCAGACGGATGCTGATTGAAAATTCCATCGAGGATGCGATTAACTTCTTCCATATGGACGCGCTCTCGAGTACCGTGCCCTTGAGACGGAAGTTCCCCCCTATTTTCTGAGATTTTTCATTTTTTGTTCTGACATTGTTGTCTGGAGCAGACATATTGGGGGGCTTTCGTCGTGATTTGCCCTCTATTTCGGGGTTTTCGAGGCGTATTTCTCTGTTTTGGTCATTGTTTTGAGGAGATTGTGGCGGCAGACACGTACCCATGTATATATGTTCGAAGTTTCGGAGTTTCGATGCGTTTTATAGGTATATATTCCTCATTATGTTCTATATTATCCACGATACAACTTTCATTAAGTACCCATGTACGTTGCCCGAATCCCCAATCGTAATTCCAACCCCACCTGGCTCATCCGAGAGTCCAAACGTGTCGATGGAAAAATCGTCAAAACCACCCTCGCCAATATCACCAAATGGCCACAGCCCGTCATTGATGGACTTCGCATTCTCCTCAAAGGAGGCACGGCCATCCAATCCGTTGAAGACGCCTTTGACATCCAAAGCAATTGCCCCCACGGACCCGTCGCCGCCGTCCTGGGGATCATGAAACAACTCCAGATCCCCGAG from Rhodothermaceae bacterium encodes:
- a CDS encoding transposase; translation: MFLHYGLVSMIGNGDQTLLEKHFVSKRSRRQRGIPTALARDATSSVFCYADTTLRKDTQNDAILRFVDDWKARTGDLPGELVFDSRFTTYANLAELTRRGINFITLRRRHAALLQQIYTLEPEAWTPTRLSNVGRAYRNPSVAEQTVKLRNYPQDVRQLFVKHLGHDKPTVLITNQMERTASQLIDRYARRMIIENVISDAIDFFHMDALSSAVPMRINADVQLTVMASILYRLMGVRVGEGYETAEARRIYRDLGRQSGKITIGQDDILVQIRSRAKAGYLIAAGYPELRQNIPWLGNKTLRIQFSRHA